One window from the genome of Desulfomicrobium apsheronum encodes:
- a CDS encoding PDDEXK nuclease domain-containing protein — translation MKSYEKHTPGSFGTPEDYVHLLAEVKTRIRNAQYKALKAVNRELVGLYWDIGRMIVERQKKHGWGKAVVERLSTDLRTEFHSARGFSASNLWRMKAFFETYDGHIKLAPLVREIGWSQNLVILERCENQLEREFYIRMTRKFGWSKNVLIHHIDNQSYEKSLLGQHNFEQALTPALRNQAKLAVRDGYTFDFLELNEKHSERELEKRLIARIEDFLRSMGGMFAYMGSQFRLEVGGDEFFIDLLLFHRRLKALVAIELKVGKFMPEYVGKMQFYLAALDNHVRHEDENPSMGIILCRDKNRTVVEYALRDSRKPIGVATYETTRSVPSALKGHLPSPEEIGVLLDDA, via the coding sequence ATGAAATCATACGAAAAACACACACCAGGTTCCTTCGGCACGCCTGAAGACTATGTCCACCTCCTTGCGGAGGTCAAAACACGTATCCGAAACGCCCAATACAAAGCCCTCAAGGCAGTCAACAGGGAACTGGTCGGCCTTTATTGGGATATTGGGCGCATGATCGTGGAACGGCAGAAAAAACACGGCTGGGGCAAGGCTGTTGTTGAAAGGCTGTCGACCGACCTCCGGACCGAATTTCATTCCGCCAGAGGATTTTCAGCTTCCAATCTCTGGCGAATGAAGGCGTTCTTCGAGACCTACGATGGACACATAAAACTCGCACCACTTGTGCGAGAAATCGGGTGGAGCCAAAACCTTGTCATTCTGGAAAGATGTGAAAATCAGTTGGAACGCGAATTCTATATCCGCATGACCCGCAAATTCGGCTGGTCGAAAAACGTGCTCATTCACCATATCGACAACCAGAGCTACGAGAAATCCCTGCTCGGGCAGCACAATTTCGAACAGGCGCTGACGCCGGCGCTCCGCAACCAGGCCAAGCTGGCCGTGAGAGACGGCTACACCTTCGATTTTCTGGAACTCAATGAAAAGCACAGCGAACGAGAACTGGAAAAACGGCTCATCGCCCGTATCGAAGACTTTCTGCGCTCCATGGGCGGCATGTTCGCCTACATGGGCAGCCAGTTCCGGCTGGAGGTCGGGGGCGACGAGTTCTTCATCGATCTGCTGCTTTTTCACCGACGGCTCAAGGCGCTGGTGGCCATCGAGCTCAAGGTCGGAAAATTCATGCCCGAATACGTCGGGAAGATGCAATTCTACCTTGCGGCGCTTGACAACCATGTTCGCCACGAGGACGAAAATCCATCCATGGGCATCATTCTCTGCAGGGATAAAAACCGGACCGTGGTCGAATACGCCCTGCGCGATTCCCGAAAACCCATTGGCGTGGCAACCTACGAGACGACCAGAAGCGTGCCCAGTGCGCTGAAAGGACACCTGCCTTCACCGGAAGAGATTGGAGTGCTGCTCGACGATGCATGA
- a CDS encoding ABC transporter ATP-binding protein: MKDNDNSALGRSLWRLVRFARPHARRIGIGLAANAGARFFDLLPMIVVGRVVDTVAGALREGQGLAGADFAWAGLLVLGTFAGLAVFQSVSDYTLDSAAQRIRHDLRVDLYTHVQKLDVSYFESRQTGDIMAVLAGDVDNLERFFSDTSTSIVRLFITFTGIYGILFWMDYHLALLLLAPMPIAIWAVRFFATRVAPQYRKARKAVGDINAILENNLQGMNVIQAYSAQDHQTGRIRLRSEEYRDAAIRASRERARFVPLLYGVAGLGYALLIGGGGWMTFAGIGPSVGDFTTFVLLAMRLILPLFVFGMLINQIQQSEASALRINEIFDTTPTVRDQAKAFPLDGELQRVEVRDVCFAYPEREKVLCGINLCLERGRVLGVVGPTGAGKSSLAKLMLRYYDPMDGEILANGRELSSVTLDSWRGRIGYVSQEAYLFHGTVSENIRLGSPLASEDDVMRAADMAGAGDFIAALPQGYETMVGDRGMKLSGGQRQRISLARAILRDPEFLILDEATSSVDTRTEEVIQNNLKNLRAERITLAIAHRLSTVRHCDEIVVVVDGVIVERGTHDELVAASGVYAGLWQVQSGE, encoded by the coding sequence ATGAAAGATAACGATAACAGCGCCCTCGGCCGCTCCCTCTGGCGGTTGGTGCGTTTTGCCCGCCCTCATGCGCGGCGGATTGGAATCGGGCTTGCCGCCAATGCCGGGGCACGCTTTTTCGACCTGCTGCCCATGATCGTGGTTGGCCGCGTGGTGGATACCGTGGCCGGGGCCCTGCGTGAAGGGCAGGGCCTGGCTGGCGCCGATTTTGCCTGGGCAGGCCTTTTGGTGCTGGGTACTTTTGCTGGTCTGGCCGTGTTCCAAAGCGTCAGCGACTACACCCTGGACTCGGCGGCGCAGCGGATCCGCCACGACCTGCGCGTGGATCTCTACACCCACGTGCAAAAGCTCGACGTGTCCTACTTCGAATCCCGTCAGACCGGTGACATCATGGCCGTGCTGGCCGGGGATGTGGACAACCTGGAGCGCTTCTTTTCCGACACGTCCACGAGCATCGTACGCCTGTTCATAACCTTCACCGGAATCTACGGCATCCTCTTCTGGATGGATTATCATCTGGCGTTGCTGCTGCTCGCGCCCATGCCCATCGCCATCTGGGCCGTGCGCTTCTTCGCCACCCGTGTCGCCCCGCAGTACCGCAAGGCGAGAAAGGCCGTGGGCGACATCAACGCCATCCTGGAAAACAACCTTCAGGGCATGAACGTCATCCAGGCCTATTCCGCACAGGACCATCAGACCGGCCGCATCCGCCTGCGCTCCGAGGAATACCGCGACGCCGCCATCCGCGCCTCCCGTGAGCGGGCGCGATTCGTGCCCCTGCTGTACGGGGTGGCGGGGCTGGGATACGCGCTTTTGATCGGCGGGGGCGGGTGGATGACATTCGCGGGCATCGGCCCCAGCGTGGGTGATTTCACGACTTTCGTGCTCTTGGCCATGCGTCTCATCCTGCCTCTTTTTGTCTTCGGCATGCTCATCAATCAGATCCAGCAATCCGAAGCATCGGCCCTGCGCATTAACGAAATATTCGACACGACACCCACGGTGCGCGATCAGGCCAAGGCGTTCCCGCTTGACGGGGAACTTCAGCGGGTCGAGGTCCGTGATGTCTGTTTTGCCTACCCGGAGCGCGAAAAGGTTCTGTGTGGAATCAATCTGTGCCTGGAGCGCGGACGGGTGCTGGGTGTGGTCGGTCCCACCGGGGCAGGCAAGAGTTCCCTCGCCAAGCTCATGTTGCGCTATTACGATCCCATGGATGGCGAAATTCTGGCCAACGGCCGCGAGCTGTCCTCCGTGACCCTGGACTCATGGCGGGGGCGCATCGGCTATGTCTCGCAGGAGGCCTATCTGTTTCACGGCACGGTGTCCGAGAATATACGCCTCGGATCGCCGCTGGCCTCGGAGGACGACGTCATGCGGGCGGCGGACATGGCCGGAGCCGGCGACTTCATCGCCGCATTGCCGCAAGGGTACGAGACCATGGTCGGTGACCGGGGCATGAAACTCTCCGGCGGACAGCGGCAACGCATCTCCCTGGCGCGGGCCATCCTGCGCGATCCGGAGTTTCTGATCCTGGACGAAGCCACCTCCAGCGTGGACACGCGCACGGAGGAGGTCATTCAGAACAATCTCAAAAACCTGCGCGCCGAACGCATCACCTTGGCCATCGCGCACCGTTTGTCCACGGTGCGGCACTGCGACGAGATCGTCGTGGTCGTGGACGGTGTTATCGTGGAGCGCGGCACTCATGATGAGTTGGTTGCGGCGAGTGGTGTTTATGCGGGGCTGTGGCAGGTGCAAAGCGGGGAGTAG